The DNA window TTTAAAATATACCGAATAAGCATTTTTTCTCCCTGTTACATTATAAACGGAAAATGCCCAACTGCCATGTCCTAATTTTCGTTTAAGAAGATTCCCTTCAATATTTACGGATAAGTCTATTCGGAAATAATCGGGTAAACGGAATGCATTACGCTCAGAGTAATTTAATGTTGGAGTATCATTATAATAATAAATTGTAGTTGGATAAGTAATAGGTCTTCCTGTTGCGTATACAATATTTCCGGAAATGCTTGTTCTTCTATTAAAATTGTAATTAGTAATTATATTAAATGCATGTGGTTTATCATAATTAGATGGATAAGGTTCACCATAATTAATCCTGTTTTCAACAAAAGGGCTATCAACTGTAACCATAGAATTTGAAAATGTATAATTTATCCAACCATTTAATCTCCCACTTAATTTTTTAAGCATCAGCTCAATACCGAATGCATTTAGATTTCCTTGAAGTGTAGCCTGTTCCGTATTCTCATTGAAAAACAGATTTGCCCCGTTTTTAATTTCAACTATATTCTGACTAAATTTATAATAGGCTTCTACAGACAGTTCGTATCTGTTTTTTAATAAATTGCTGTATAAACCTAATGTTATTTGATCGCCTATAATTGGCTTAGTATTGTAATCGCTAAGTTTCCATTTATAATTAGGAGATACCGCAATAGTGCTGCTTAACATATAAATAAATTGATGCAGACGGTTATAAGCTGCTTTAACGGAAAGATTATCATTAATTAAATGGTTTACTGCAAAACGAAAATCAAGACCACTGTATGTTTTTATGGCTTCCCATTTATCAAAATAAATAACATCTACCAAGTTCTCATCAGTATAAGGCATTCCGTCTCGATATTTGTTTACTTCTTGTTCCCCAAAGTAGGTGTATAAGTTGTAGCGTAAACCTCCCGAAAAAGTTAATGATGGATTTACTTTCCATTCATTGCTTATAAAAAGTGCACTTTCAATTCCTTTTTCTTTACCTAAGTCTGTAGTTTTTATATAGCTATCATTTGATAGAGGACTGTATACCCCTTTATTAATTGTATAAAGTGTTGAGTTTAATCCAAGTTGAAGATGATTGTTTTTAAAAGGCTTAATGTCGAAAATAGCTTTAATTTCGGTATGTCCTAGATTATTATTAAGTGTATATGATGCAATTTCAAGTTGGTCATTTTCCTCGTTGAATTCGTATCTGCTATGAGCTAAACTTAGTTCAAGATTATTATAATTTTTAAAGAAATGTTTCCAAACTATTGAGCCGCCATAATTCTGATAATCATATTTTGATTGGGTAAAAATATCTATTTTATCTGTGCTGGCATACGAAAATACATTCAGTTGATTATTTTCGTTTATATGGAATGAGAAATTTCCTACAATATCGCCAAATTGAGCTTTGCTATTCTTGACAATGGGATCGTCAATAAAATTAAGAATCCAATCGGAATATGTAGAACGAACACCAATTAGAAAATTGCTTTTTTCTTTTTTTAGGGGACCTTCAACAGTTAAGCGTCCTGTTATTAATCCTAAACCACCACG is part of the Bacteroidales bacterium genome and encodes:
- a CDS encoding TonB-dependent receptor encodes the protein MKNLILIILLLGLWISSAAQSSLTKIDSIFLSPAYSNLNWNKFIQKVEHNYDVHFYYDSSNFSNFQISFKGDSILLKKVLVDNLLAFNIFVSCDKKGNIFLNKNSRISTKLTAPFFKEANIDTAKKNIKESNNIIVQTPRKFTKQTIIIGSKEEGVNKQIATISGIAINSKTNSAIEGVTIKILNGKTGVVTDANGFYKITLSTGKHILKIGSVNIAEKTIEINLLSNGTLNLMLDDKIILLKDVVVSAKKNNKVAGTQMGLDKVITKNIKKLPLVFGEKDIIKVALFLPGVQSVGEGSSGFNVRGSPTDQNVFYINNVPIYNTSHLSGFFSAFNADIIDEFSLYKSNIPLQYGGRLSSVFEIKTKTGNNDKVTARGGLGLITGRLTVEGPLKKEKSNFLIGVRSTYSDWILNFIDDPIVKNSKAQFGDIVGNFSFHINENNQLNVFSYASTDKIDIFTQSKYDYQNYGGSIVWKHFFKNYNNLELSLAHSRYEFNEENDQLEIASYTLNNNLGHTEIKAIFDIKPFKNNHLQLGLNSTLYTINKGVYSPLSNDSYIKTTDLGKEKGIESALFISNEWKVNPSLTFSGGLRYNLYTYFGEQEVNKYRDGMPYTDENLVDVIYFDKWEAIKTYSGLDFRFAVNHLINDNLSVKAAYNRLHQFIYMLSSTIAVSPNYKWKLSDYNTKPIIGDQITLGLYSNLLKNRYELSVEAYYKFSQNIVEIKNGANLFFNENTEQATLQGNLNAFGIELMLKKLSGRLNGWINYTFSNSMVTVDSPFVENRINYGEPYPSNYDKPHAFNIITNYNFNRRTSISGNIVYATGRPITYPTTIYYYNDTPTLNYSERNAFRLPDYFRIDLSVNIEGNLLKRKLGHGSWAFSVYNVTGRKNAYSVYFKEEDGLIQAYKLSIFGAPIFSITYNFKLGNYNAKE